In Mercurialis annua linkage group LG5, ddMerAnnu1.2, whole genome shotgun sequence, a single genomic region encodes these proteins:
- the LOC126680763 gene encoding uncharacterized protein LOC126680763, protein MASGSFQAPQAPIFTGENYQIWSVKMKSYLKALSLWNVVESGKEPAPLPENPTMHQIKVYEEEAARKDRALTCIYSALSDAIFTSIMDCDTPKKAWDKLQSEFEGNERVKVVKLLNLKRRFEMLRMGDNESVRDYSNKVMEIVNQVRLLGEKFEDYKVVEKILISLPDKFESKISAIEESCDLKKLTIAECWRKPQVYGVAISNTR, encoded by the coding sequence ATGGCTTCAGGTAGCTTTCAAGCACCACAAGCTCCTATCTTTACAGGAGAAAATTACCAGATCTGGTCAGTCAAGATGAAGTCTTACTTGAAGGCTTTAAGTTTATGGAATGTGGTTGAATCTGGAAAGGAACCAGCTCCTTTACCAGAAAATCCAACAATGCATCAGATCAAGGTTTATGAAGAAGAAGCAGCAAGGAAGGATAGAGCTCTCACATGTATTTATTCAGCACTATCAGATGCGATTTTCACGTCGATTATGGACTGTGATACTCCGAAGAAGGCTTGGGATAAGCTGCAAAGTGAATTTGAAGGAAATGAGAGAGTTAAAGTTGTAAAGTTGCTGAATTTAAAGAGAAGATTTGAGATGCTACGAATGGGAGACAACGAATCAGTCAGAGATTATTCAAACAAAGTAATGGAGATTGTAAATCAAGTGAGGCTTCTTGGAGAAAAGTTTGAGGATTATAAGGTTGTTGAAAAGATCCTTATAAGTCTTCCGGATAAGTTCGAGTCCAAGATTTCAGCAATTGAAGAATCTTGTGACTTAAAAAAGTTGACGATTGCCGAGTGTTGGCGAAAACCGCAAGTGTACGGTGTCGCAATTAGTAATACTCGGTAA
- the LOC126682358 gene encoding uncharacterized protein LOC126682358: MATATMATAAGAAALLYYTLNKKLQLNSNGVVNDDDDDGGNMSNSSNVPLGIERVSHRLIEAPATWLQTISTLSETLRFTYSETLGKWPIGDLAFGINFLLKRQGNLHVSSVFGGKDSIQLKGSEITSELKYLLNLLTLCWHFSKKPFPLFLEETGYSNENVLLQEPKAGILKPAFTILVDHKTKYFLLLIRGTHSIKDTLTAVTGAVVPFHHSVVHEGGVSNLVLGYAHCGMVAAARWIAKLAAPCIKKALEQYPDYRLKIVGHSLGGGTAALLTYVLREQKELSMTSCVAFAPAACMTWELAESGNEFITSVINGADLVPTFSAAAIDDLRAEVTASAWLNDLRNQIERTRILSTVYRSASALGSRLPSIATAKAKVAGAGAILRPVSSGTQVVMKRAQSMAHAAWTVRPALHLSSWSCMGPRRRGAVVCSSTAAESTATSPSDIETSEPFVSPRNTTNGIESIDLPVCSGGAEWTSEIECYTDDMANHTNIDADIGNGEDCLSDVHEDPMDEVELWQQLEHELYDRTDHEVADVAKEIREEEAAAMAEVGESSSGTGAPETKEAHRFFPPGKIMHIITFHLESAESENADSEANSPSSCDSDNSQLPLGEAKVGIFLTPRSLYSKLRLSQTMISDHFMPVYRRQIEKIVKELDNEEADDNCCQNETVVL, translated from the exons ATGGCGACTGCGACTATGGCAACAGCAGCCGGTGCAGCTGCGTTATTGTATTATACATTAAACAAAAAGTTACAATTGAATAGTAATGGTGTTGTTAATGATGACGATGATGATGGCGGCAATATGTCGAATAGTAGTAATGTTCCGTTAGGAATTGAACGTGTTTCGCATAGGTTAATTGAAGCGCCGGCGACTTGGTTACAGACAATTTCGACGTTATCTGAGACTCTTAGGTTTACTTATTCGGAGACTTTAGGGAAGTGGCCGATTGGTGATTTGGCTTTCGGGATCAATTTTCTATTGAAGAGGCAG GGAAACTTGCATGTTAGTAGTGTTTTTGGTGGTAAAGATAGCATACAGCTAAAAGGGTCAGAAATAACAAGTGAACTTAAGTATCTTTTAAACCTGCTAACCCTGTGTTGGCATTTTTCCAAAAAGCCATTTCCTTTATTTTTGGAGGAGACGGGATACAGTAACGAAAATGTTCTCCTTCAAGAGCCGAAAGCAGGA ATATTGAAGCCAGCTTTTACAATTTTGGTTGACCACAAGACGAAGTATTTTCTTTTACTGATTCGTGGGACACATAGTATCAAGGACACTTTGACTGCTGTAACAGGAGCAGTGGTGCCATTTCATCACTCTGTGGTGCATGAGGGAGGAGTCAGCAACTTAGTGCTAGGTTATGCGCATTGTGGGATGGTGGCAGCTGCTCGTTGGATCGCAAAACTTGCAGCACCTTGTATTAAAAAGGCACTTGAGCAATATCCTGATTATAGACTCAAG ATAGTAGGACACTCTTTGGGTGGAGGTACGGCAGCTCTTTTAACGTATGTTTTGCGGGAGCAGAAGGAGTTATCCATGACTAGTTGTGTCGCATTTGCTCCag CTGCTTGTATGACATGGGAGTTGGCTGAATCAGGCAATGAATTCATTACTTCTGTTATAAATGGAGCTGACTTAGTGCCTACATTTTCGGCTGCTGCAATAGATGACTTGCGAGCAGAG GTGACAGCTTCTGCGTGGCTGAATGATTTAAGGAATCAGATTGAGCGTACAAGAATTCTTAGTACTGTCTATCGTTCTGCGTCAGCATTGGGTTCCCGTCTTCCATCCATTGCTACTGCTAAAGCAAAGGTTGCTGGGGCGGGAGCAATTCTTCGTCCAGTTTCCAGCGGCACACAG GTTGTTATGAAAAGAGCCCAGAGCATGGCTCATGCAGCATGGACTGTACGTCCTGCTCTACACCTATCTTCATGGTCGTGTATGGGTCCCCGTCGCAGAGGCGCAGTTGTTTGTTCCAGTACAGCAGCTGAAAGTACTGCTACATCTCCCTCTGATATAGAAACTTCTGAGCCATTTGTTTCTCCAAGGAATACCACAAACGGTATAGAATCCATTGACCTTCCTGTATGTTCTGGAGGCGCAGAGTGGACTTCTGAGATAGAATGTTACACTGATGATATGGCTAACCATACTAACATAGATGCCGATATTGGCAACGGTGAAGACTGCCTTAGTGACGTACATGAAGACCCAATGGATGAAGTTGAATTGTGGCAACAACTTGAGCATGAGCTTTACGACAGAACAGATCACGAGGTTGCTGATGTGGCGAAGGAAATAAGGGAAGAAGAAGCAGCTGCAATGGCAGAGGTTGGCGAGAGTTCATCTGGAACCGGTGCTCCAGAGACAAAAGAAGCGCACAGGTTCTTCCCTCCGGGAAAAATCATGCACATTATTACCTTTCATTTAGAAAGTGCTGAAAGCGAAAATGCAGATAGCGAAGCTAATAGCCCTTCGAGCTGCGATTCTGACAACTCCCAGCTGCCACTTGGTGAGGCTAAAGTTGGGATTTTCCTGACACCGAGATCTCTTTATAGTAAACTGAGGCTTTCTCAAACTATGATTAGTGATCACTTTATGCCTGTCTATAGGAGACAAATTGAAAAGATAGTTAAAGAACTTGACAATGAAGAAGCTGATGATAATTGTTGTCAAAACGAGACGGTAGTGTTATAG
- the LOC126682998 gene encoding proteasome subunit alpha type-6: MSRGSGGGYDRHITIFSPEGRLFQVEYAFKAVKASSITSIGVCGKDSVCVVTQKKVPDKLLDPSSVTHLFPITKYLGLLATGMTADARTLVQQARNEAAEFRHRYGYEMPVDVLAKWIADKSQIYTQHAYMRPLGVVAMVLGIDDEYGPKLYKCDPAGHFFGHKATSAGLKEQEAINFLEKKMKNDPSFSYEETVQTAISALQSVLQEDFKATEIEVGVVRTDNPVFRVLSTEEIDEHLTAITERD; this comes from the exons ATGAGCAGAGGAAGTGGAGGAGGATACGATCGGCACATCACTATTTTCTCACCGGAAGGTCGTCTTTTTCAAGTCG AATATGCTTTTAAGGCTGTGAAGGCTTCAAGTATCACTTCCATTGGTGTTTGCGGAAAGGATTCAGTTTGCGTGGTGACTCAGAAAAAAGTCCCT GACAAGCTGTTGGACCCTTCAAGTGTGACACATCTTTTTCCTATTACAAAGTACCTTGGCTTGCTAGCTACTGGCATGACAG CTGATGCAAGAACGTTGGTTCAACAAGCACGAAATGAAGCAGCTGAATTTCGCCACAGATATGGATATGAGATGCCTGTTGATGTTCTGGCTAAATG GATTGCAGATAAATCTCAAATTTATACCCAGCATGCTTATATGAGACCGCTTGGAGTAG TTGCTATGGTATTGGGAATTGATGACGAATATGGCCCTAAACTATATAAATGTGACCCAGCTGGTCACTTCTTTGGCCACAAG gcTACAAGTGCAGGACTAAAAGAACAAGAAGCAATTAATTTTTTggagaagaaaatgaagaatgATCCCTCATTTTCCTATGAGGAGACAGTGCAG ACTGCAATTTCTGCCCTGCAATCAGTTCTACAGGAGGATTTCAAGGCTACTGAAATTGAG GTGGGAGTTGTGAGGACAGATAATCCAGTCTTCAGAGTGTTGTCCACGGAGGAGATTGATGAACACTTGACTGCTATAACTGAGCGTGACTAA